In uncultured Bacteroides sp., one genomic interval encodes:
- a CDS encoding helix-turn-helix domain-containing protein: MKTLYISAFERKRNDLIQNIRIRKAEQLLLKNDSMIFEVAYKVGIGDPKYFSRCFKLKYGLDPSMFQKSHRYSKCKIV; encoded by the coding sequence ATGAAAACACTTTATATCTCAGCATTTGAAAGAAAAAGGAATGATTTAATACAAAATATTAGAATTAGAAAGGCTGAACAGTTGCTATTAAAGAATGATTCAATGATATTTGAAGTGGCTTATAAAGTTGGTATTGGTGATCCAAAATATTTTAGTCGCTGCTTTAAACTCAAATATGGTTTAGATCCTTCTATGTTTCAGAAATCACATCGTTATAGCAAATGTAAGATTGTATAG
- a CDS encoding glycosyl hydrolase family 28 protein, with product MAVTYNKGKIQSAQIRPLSYKIESAIKGKTLTFSLEKPCNLSVEVNGDRFHNLHLFSNAPETYKPDPKDTSVIYLAPGFHKIKGGTLNLTDGKTLYLAGGAVLQGSIKCEHVKNVRICGRGIVYKPNDGVGVNFSDSVSVEDLIFLNPSHYTVCSGQSTHLTVRNIRSFSSKGWGDGIDLFCNQYALIDGVFMRNSDDCIAVYNHRWNFYGDSRNIRVQNSTIWADVAHAINIGGHGNSEPGHWETVEDVVYKNIDILNQDEPQMSYRGCLAMGVVDGNLVRNIRFEDIRIEEVERGQLFSLRIEFNKKYSKAPGRGIEDIYFKNISYNGTKATTSIIEGYDDTRMIKNIVFENLMINGQLIWDKMKKPGYMPASDFANIYVGPHVEGMTFLSVPESLPKGK from the coding sequence GTGGCGGTAACGTACAATAAGGGTAAAATTCAGTCGGCACAAATCCGTCCGTTATCCTATAAAATCGAGTCGGCTATTAAAGGTAAAACGCTTACTTTTTCGTTGGAAAAGCCCTGTAACCTGTCGGTGGAAGTGAACGGTGACCGGTTCCATAATTTACACCTCTTTTCCAATGCGCCGGAAACCTATAAGCCCGATCCAAAAGATACATCGGTCATCTATCTGGCACCTGGATTTCACAAAATCAAAGGAGGAACATTGAATCTTACCGATGGTAAGACCCTTTATCTGGCAGGAGGAGCTGTGTTGCAGGGAAGTATTAAATGCGAACATGTGAAAAATGTCCGTATCTGCGGTCGAGGCATCGTATATAAACCGAATGACGGTGTTGGAGTGAATTTTTCGGATAGTGTTTCGGTTGAGGATCTTATATTCCTGAATCCAAGCCATTATACGGTATGTAGCGGGCAATCTACCCATCTTACGGTTCGGAATATCCGTTCTTTCAGTAGCAAGGGATGGGGCGACGGCATCGATCTGTTCTGCAATCAATATGCGTTAATCGACGGGGTGTTTATGCGAAATTCGGATGACTGCATTGCCGTTTACAACCATCGTTGGAATTTTTACGGTGACAGCCGGAATATCCGGGTACAAAATTCAACGATATGGGCGGATGTGGCGCATGCTATTAATATCGGTGGACATGGCAACTCCGAACCCGGACACTGGGAAACTGTTGAGGATGTTGTATATAAAAACATTGATATTCTGAATCAGGACGAACCCCAAATGAGCTATCGCGGGTGTCTTGCGATGGGTGTTGTCGATGGTAACCTGGTACGCAACATCCGTTTTGAAGATATTCGAATTGAAGAGGTGGAACGCGGACAGCTGTTCAGTTTGCGGATTGAGTTCAATAAAAAATATTCCAAGGCACCAGGGAGGGGTATCGAGGACATTTATTTTAAAAATATAAGCTACAACGGCACAAAGGCTACAACATCCATAATAGAAGGATATGACGACACGCGGATGATTAAAAATATTGTGTTTGAAAATCTTATGATAAACGGTCAGTTGATATGGGACAAAATGAAAAAACCGGGATATATGCCGGCATCCGATTTTGCCAATATCTATGTAGGACCACACGTGGAAGGAATGACATTTCTTTCGGTACCCGAATCACTTCCGAAGGGTAAGTGA
- a CDS encoding AAA domain-containing protein, which translates to MKYPFIVYLKNKTSQKFEYKSDVANVDCIRNGYCVTFNNGRTYHYSADKVQYYPHLSTREGVRIYEKSILNNRYNTVDDYGRYLIFRDGNICSDPIENSSDIEICDIKKNIRQAESVISYFKEILEKSGGISFDIQSDETENKADQVSSKILLRALNNIDLSESRSALSSYLDGVNPSRDISNETLIYPFGCNESQKLAVETALRNSISIVEGPPGTGKTQTILNVIANLLVQNKTVAIVSNNNSAVFNVREKLIKYGYGMLVASLGNNENKASFFNNIKEQPVDENFKSSKEELIEARSEMRNLDAILTKCFQYKNKLAMLKTELSDAEIEFSHIKSEQPLNQNIKSELDSKFHTNWNLDKALKFKNLISYVDVKKKLSIINMLRFFLQYGFWGLSYIRKYNEELHVYVNHKFYELYIDKIKAEISDIEKWLEFNHEESNLKKFIETSKKIFNGVLYDKYDCLGESVFKIDDYRKQFTDFTEHYPVILSSTLSLHTSIPKDYLFDYLIIDESSQVDIIKASVCFSCCRNVVVVGDSMQLTHIVDKQSQEVAEHIQDKHNISPAYDYVKQNILNSLKCLYGDNIKSILLKEHYRCHPTIIGFCNKKFYNNNLVIMTNGDNHPFRIIETIISGGKDDYNQRQIDETDLYIRENYSADYTKVGVISPYRRHANMLQKQLPNGAEADTIHKFQGREKDVIIFNTVKNKIGTFIDNPNLINVAVSRAVKEFVVVKSASMELPHGTNIGDMIRYICYTTDPNETIVKGSICSVFDLLYKEYNKVFTSFLLSNKDIEGSPAEILVYKLLREKILSNDSRFLFIDIAREYKLRDLIRDYRLFSEEEIKFIKNNSRLDFLLYNKIDKAPILAIEVDGVSYHNNELQRERDKKKDHIMEVIGLPILRLSTDGYNEEAKIIENIINAIGYSCVTTS; encoded by the coding sequence ATGAAATATCCCTTTATAGTATATTTAAAAAATAAAACCTCCCAGAAGTTTGAATACAAGAGCGATGTTGCAAATGTTGATTGTATACGCAATGGATATTGTGTAACATTTAATAATGGAAGAACTTATCATTACTCGGCAGATAAAGTACAATATTACCCGCATTTATCTACACGCGAAGGTGTACGCATCTATGAAAAAAGTATATTAAATAATAGATATAACACAGTTGATGATTATGGTCGTTATTTGATTTTTCGGGATGGAAACATTTGTTCCGATCCTATTGAGAATAGTTCTGATATTGAAATATGTGATATTAAAAAGAATATACGCCAAGCAGAATCGGTAATTAGTTACTTTAAAGAAATACTGGAAAAGTCAGGTGGAATATCGTTTGATATTCAATCAGATGAAACGGAAAATAAAGCTGATCAAGTAAGTTCAAAAATATTACTTAGGGCTCTTAATAATATAGATCTATCTGAATCAAGATCGGCACTATCCAGCTATTTAGATGGTGTAAATCCTTCTAGAGATATCTCTAATGAGACACTGATCTACCCTTTTGGATGCAATGAAAGTCAAAAATTGGCAGTTGAAACTGCACTTAGAAATAGTATAAGCATAGTTGAAGGCCCTCCAGGGACGGGCAAAACCCAAACGATATTAAATGTAATAGCCAATCTTTTAGTACAGAACAAAACAGTGGCGATTGTTTCAAATAATAATTCTGCTGTATTCAATGTACGTGAGAAATTAATAAAGTATGGCTATGGAATGCTTGTTGCATCACTTGGAAATAATGAAAATAAAGCTTCTTTTTTTAATAATATAAAAGAGCAACCTGTTGATGAAAACTTTAAGAGTTCAAAGGAGGAGTTGATAGAGGCGAGGAGTGAGATGCGGAATTTAGATGCAATATTAACGAAGTGTTTTCAGTACAAAAACAAGTTAGCTATGCTAAAAACAGAGTTATCTGATGCTGAAATAGAATTTAGCCATATTAAATCTGAACAGCCACTTAATCAGAATATCAAATCTGAACTTGATAGCAAATTCCATACCAATTGGAACTTAGATAAGGCTTTGAAATTTAAAAACTTGATATCCTATGTTGATGTTAAGAAGAAATTGTCCATAATAAATATGCTACGATTTTTTCTGCAATATGGTTTTTGGGGTCTAAGTTATATTAGGAAATATAATGAAGAATTGCACGTTTATGTAAATCACAAATTCTATGAATTATACATAGATAAAATAAAAGCGGAGATATCTGATATTGAAAAGTGGTTAGAGTTTAATCATGAAGAATCTAACTTGAAAAAATTCATTGAAACATCTAAAAAGATATTCAATGGCGTGCTTTACGATAAATATGATTGTTTAGGAGAGTCAGTGTTTAAAATTGATGATTACCGTAAACAGTTTACTGATTTTACTGAACATTATCCTGTAATACTAAGCTCTACACTTTCCCTACACACGAGTATTCCTAAGGATTATCTTTTTGATTATCTTATTATAGATGAATCTTCACAGGTGGATATTATAAAGGCGTCAGTTTGTTTTTCCTGCTGTAGAAATGTGGTGGTTGTTGGAGACAGTATGCAGCTTACTCATATCGTAGATAAACAAAGTCAAGAAGTAGCAGAACATATTCAAGATAAGCACAATATTTCTCCTGCGTATGATTATGTCAAACAGAATATTTTGAATTCGCTGAAATGCTTGTATGGGGATAACATAAAATCGATTTTGCTAAAAGAACATTATAGATGCCATCCTACGATTATTGGATTCTGTAATAAGAAGTTTTATAATAACAATCTGGTTATTATGACTAACGGAGATAATCATCCATTCAGAATCATTGAGACAATTATATCAGGAGGAAAGGATGATTATAATCAAAGACAGATAGATGAAACGGATCTCTATATCCGTGAGAACTATTCTGCTGATTATACGAAAGTCGGAGTTATCTCGCCGTATAGGAGACATGCAAATATGCTGCAAAAACAGCTACCTAATGGAGCTGAAGCCGACACTATACACAAATTCCAGGGACGTGAGAAAGATGTGATTATATTTAATACGGTTAAAAATAAGATCGGAACATTCATAGATAATCCCAATCTTATAAATGTTGCTGTGTCAAGAGCTGTTAAAGAATTTGTTGTTGTAAAATCTGCATCAATGGAACTTCCTCATGGAACAAATATCGGTGATATGATACGCTATATATGTTATACCACCGACCCAAACGAAACTATTGTTAAAGGAAGTATCTGTTCTGTTTTTGATCTTCTTTATAAAGAGTACAACAAAGTGTTCACATCGTTTCTTCTATCCAACAAGGATATAGAAGGTTCTCCTGCTGAGATTCTTGTTTATAAGCTGCTTCGTGAAAAGATATTATCAAATGACTCTCGATTCTTGTTTATCGATATTGCCAGAGAATATAAACTTAGAGATCTTATTAGAGATTATAGGTTGTTCTCGGAAGAAGAAATCAAGTTTATAAAGAATAATTCCAGACTCGATTTTCTTTTATACAACAAGATTGACAAAGCTCCTATATTAGCGATTGAAGTAGATGGAGTTTCTTACCATAACAATGAATTACAACGAGAAAGAGATAAAAAGAAAGATCATATCATGGAAGTTATTGGGCTTCCTATACTGAGACTATCAACCGACGGTTATAATGAGGAAGCAAAGATCATTGAAAATATAATAAATGCTATTGGATACTCTTGTGTAACTACCTCTTAG
- a CDS encoding glycoside hydrolase family 97 catalytic domain-containing protein, with the protein MISPNKQVSVLVSVTTKGRLSYSINSEGIRVLETSPLGIVVDSIDLGNGAKIGSKPALTKINESYPIFGNHSIAYNRANEAAIPVETAGKTFKLIVRVYNDGVAIRYTLPKGSRHIDSENTSWNLPEKTKKVAWSGFNPSYEELSYATALEEIPQNKPVMGPITFEVEGHFLSISEADCETFSDLAFVRKGNLFTADFPFAKQGWNIKKRVGNKPSVLDGTYLGQPASPWRTTIVARNLTDLVNSDLLMNLCPAPAKGTNFSWVQPGRCLWQWWSVGSPIYEDQKNWYDAAAKLKWEYYLVDDGWRYWNKPGKDQWALLADVITYGKSVGVKSIVWVDSKEMREASKRRLYLEKIKALGASGIKIDFIPEATPDIMQWYMGAMQDCAELKLLLNFHGSVKPTGLCRTYPNDITREAVRGNEYHMTKYKRVAPLEQDVCLPFTRLMAGAADITPVILDPEQLTTQKFTWAHEFAQAIIYLSPITHFADQYKFYLESPMLDLFQAIPTTWDETKVLSCTNMGEVVAYARRKGDTWWIGAMNGATERNIKIPLDFLKKQTQATLIYDNELTNASIDRREQTLRPSDTLTIKIVPGGGFVARL; encoded by the coding sequence ATTATCAGCCCTAACAAACAGGTCTCCGTTTTGGTTTCTGTTACTACCAAAGGTCGACTTTCATACTCTATCAATTCTGAAGGTATTCGGGTGTTAGAAACATCACCTTTAGGCATCGTAGTCGATAGTATTGATTTAGGTAATGGCGCCAAAATTGGATCAAAGCCAGCTCTTACTAAAATAAATGAAAGTTATCCTATTTTTGGAAATCATTCTATTGCGTACAATCGTGCTAATGAAGCTGCAATACCTGTTGAAACAGCCGGAAAGACTTTTAAGCTTATTGTGCGTGTATATAACGATGGTGTTGCTATCCGTTATACTTTGCCCAAAGGCTCCAGGCACATCGACAGCGAGAATACTTCATGGAATCTTCCGGAAAAAACAAAAAAAGTGGCATGGTCTGGTTTTAATCCGAGTTACGAAGAACTGAGCTATGCAACAGCCTTAGAGGAAATTCCACAAAATAAACCTGTGATGGGACCCATTACTTTTGAAGTTGAAGGGCATTTTCTTTCGATTTCCGAAGCTGACTGTGAAACTTTTTCAGATTTAGCTTTTGTACGCAAAGGCAATCTATTTACAGCCGATTTTCCTTTTGCAAAACAAGGATGGAACATTAAAAAAAGAGTCGGCAACAAGCCTTCGGTATTAGATGGCACTTACCTTGGACAACCTGCATCGCCATGGCGTACAACGATAGTTGCACGAAATTTAACTGATTTGGTAAACTCCGATTTATTAATGAACCTGTGCCCTGCACCTGCCAAGGGAACAAACTTTTCGTGGGTGCAACCCGGGCGTTGTTTGTGGCAATGGTGGAGCGTGGGCAGCCCTATTTATGAGGATCAGAAAAACTGGTATGATGCCGCAGCAAAATTGAAATGGGAATATTATCTGGTTGATGATGGTTGGCGCTATTGGAACAAACCGGGTAAAGATCAGTGGGCATTGCTGGCAGATGTTATTACTTACGGAAAAAGCGTAGGCGTTAAATCAATTGTATGGGTAGATTCTAAAGAAATGCGAGAAGCCAGCAAACGTCGTTTGTATTTAGAAAAGATAAAAGCCCTTGGAGCATCCGGAATTAAAATCGACTTTATCCCCGAAGCAACCCCTGATATTATGCAGTGGTATATGGGCGCAATGCAGGATTGTGCTGAACTGAAATTGCTATTGAACTTTCATGGAAGTGTAAAACCAACAGGGTTGTGTCGCACTTATCCCAATGATATTACACGAGAGGCCGTTCGTGGCAACGAATACCACATGACAAAATACAAAAGAGTCGCTCCATTAGAGCAGGATGTATGCCTGCCTTTCACTCGATTAATGGCGGGTGCGGCCGATATTACCCCGGTTATTTTAGATCCTGAGCAACTGACTACCCAGAAATTTACATGGGCACATGAGTTTGCACAGGCAATAATATACCTATCGCCTATTACTCATTTTGCTGATCAGTATAAATTCTATTTAGAAAGCCCTATGTTGGATTTGTTTCAGGCGATACCCACAACGTGGGATGAAACCAAGGTTTTATCATGTACAAACATGGGCGAAGTTGTAGCTTATGCTCGTCGTAAAGGTGATACGTGGTGGATTGGTGCAATGAATGGCGCTACCGAACGAAATATTAAAATACCATTGGATTTTCTCAAAAAACAGACTCAAGCAACATTAATATATGATAATGAACTGACTAATGCCAGCATCGATCGACGCGAACAGACATTAAGACCAAGCGATACATTGACAATTAAAATAGTTCCCGGTGGAGGATTTGTTGCTCGTTTATAA
- a CDS encoding alginate lyase family protein, with protein sequence MKKMKTIILLFYFIVTLGAQAQTFIHPGLLHSKDDLERMKVALLQKQEPIYSGYLKIIQNPVSQSAYKMLGPLAIVGRNPTVGQKEYDSDANAAHQNAIMWCLTGNKEYADKAIEILNAWSSTLKSITGRDAVLMAGLGPFKMVNAAEIIRYTNADWDEKDIRRAEQHFKEVIYPVIKDFAPFANGNWDAAAIKTMMAIGVFCNDRDIFERAVRYYEDGWGNGSLTHYIINEEGQIQESGRDQAHSQLGIAMLAECSEIAWHQGLDLYGYDHNRLLKGFEYVAKFNLGNDDVPFVPWLDRTGKYKHTVISQIARNHLRPVYEQIYNHYVNRMKLKAPFVAQVVAKIRPEGSGGGDHPGYGTLYFSQSAQSETIKKSATAPVAPGGIIATRAAQAVSLQWVASVGATTYVIKRAESKNGAFTVIGGTSASNFTDSKVKAGTTYYYTIAAQNQHGTSPDAHSASITAGLPDPWREQTIGDARQKGSVTYDGQLFTIEGAGMRIDNVNSSYHYLYRTLSDQGSLTVRFVPQLSSQFSSFGLMVRQTLNGKREWAALVIRPEKTGAIEAPDWQVHWLSQTIIGAKENADTFVSSLKAPTVTFGRLTGEYWLKLALKNGKLVSMVSENGTEWRKAGTVAWKANNATIGIVVASGIETGTTTVQLDNVKFNK encoded by the coding sequence ATGAAAAAAATGAAAACGATTATCCTGTTGTTCTATTTTATCGTTACGCTTGGAGCACAGGCGCAAACATTTATCCATCCAGGATTGCTGCATAGTAAGGATGATTTGGAACGGATGAAGGTTGCCCTTTTACAGAAACAGGAACCTATTTATTCGGGTTATCTGAAAATTATTCAGAATCCGGTGTCACAATCTGCCTATAAGATGCTGGGACCATTGGCAATAGTAGGTCGCAATCCTACAGTAGGGCAGAAAGAGTACGATTCGGATGCCAATGCCGCTCATCAGAACGCGATTATGTGGTGTCTGACAGGTAATAAAGAGTATGCCGACAAAGCTATTGAAATTCTCAATGCATGGTCGTCCACGCTAAAATCTATCACAGGACGCGATGCCGTGTTGATGGCGGGTTTAGGACCGTTTAAGATGGTGAATGCCGCTGAAATTATACGTTATACCAATGCCGATTGGGACGAAAAGGATATTCGTCGGGCTGAACAGCACTTTAAAGAGGTTATTTATCCGGTAATCAAAGATTTTGCCCCGTTTGCCAATGGTAACTGGGACGCGGCCGCTATCAAAACAATGATGGCTATAGGCGTATTTTGTAACGACAGGGATATTTTTGAACGGGCAGTGCGTTATTATGAAGACGGTTGGGGAAACGGAAGTCTCACTCATTACATTATCAATGAAGAGGGGCAAATACAGGAGAGCGGACGTGATCAGGCGCATTCGCAACTGGGAATTGCCATGCTTGCCGAGTGTTCGGAAATAGCTTGGCATCAGGGACTTGATTTGTACGGATATGACCATAACAGACTGCTGAAAGGCTTTGAATATGTTGCAAAATTTAATCTTGGCAACGACGATGTACCTTTTGTGCCGTGGCTAGATCGAACCGGCAAGTATAAGCATACAGTGATATCGCAGATTGCCCGCAATCATCTCCGTCCCGTTTACGAGCAAATCTATAACCACTATGTGAACCGAATGAAATTGAAAGCACCGTTTGTCGCCCAGGTGGTTGCGAAGATTCGTCCTGAAGGGTCTGGCGGTGGCGATCATCCGGGATATGGAACGCTCTATTTCTCACAATCTGCACAGTCAGAAACGATAAAAAAGTCCGCAACTGCGCCGGTTGCTCCCGGAGGCATTATCGCCACAAGAGCAGCGCAGGCTGTTTCGTTGCAATGGGTTGCTTCGGTCGGCGCAACAACTTATGTCATTAAGCGTGCCGAGAGTAAAAACGGAGCGTTTACAGTTATCGGAGGTACTTCTGCCTCGAATTTTACGGATAGTAAAGTAAAAGCAGGAACGACATATTATTATACCATTGCAGCTCAAAATCAACATGGTACAAGCCCCGACGCTCACTCTGCTTCCATTACAGCCGGGTTGCCCGATCCGTGGAGAGAGCAGACAATTGGCGATGCTAGGCAAAAAGGGAGCGTTACGTATGACGGGCAACTGTTTACCATTGAAGGTGCGGGAATGAGAATTGATAACGTCAACAGTAGTTATCACTATCTTTACCGTACCTTGTCCGATCAGGGTTCTCTGACTGTTCGCTTTGTGCCGCAGCTGAGCTCACAATTTTCATCTTTTGGACTGATGGTGCGTCAAACATTAAACGGTAAGAGAGAGTGGGCAGCTTTAGTCATTCGTCCTGAAAAAACGGGAGCGATAGAGGCGCCGGATTGGCAGGTACACTGGCTTTCACAGACGATTATCGGCGCTAAAGAAAATGCCGATACGTTTGTCAGTTCGCTGAAAGCACCGACAGTGACTTTTGGCCGTTTGACCGGTGAATATTGGTTGAAACTGGCATTGAAGAATGGTAAATTAGTGTCAATGGTCTCCGAAAACGGTACAGAGTGGCGCAAAGCGGGAACTGTCGCGTGGAAAGCGAACAATGCTACAATCGGCATTGTCGTTGCATCCGGAATCGAAACAGGAACAACTACGGTTCAGCTTGATAACGTAAAATTTAATAAATAA